The Caulifigura coniformis genome includes a region encoding these proteins:
- a CDS encoding arylsulfatase, whose amino-acid sequence MPGSLGPRDGSLVTIDPRGVEAKYTHLSRKKVALIATVALLSALIAHPHSNLAIAQDQPASGGTPKVLPRPDFKFKGKEGKTYKESDPPQFPQPAAAPKGAPNVVLILLDDTGFGQYSTFGGGVPSPTLDKLASEGLKYNRFHTTALCSPTRAALITGRNHHSAATGVITEAATGYDGYTCVLPRSCGTIGEVLRQNGYMTAWIGKNHNTPAWETSAVGPFDRWANGLGFDYFYGFNAGDMNHWDPLLFENRNLVPKSNDANYHLTEDLADRAIDWVRKSTSISPDKPFFLYVAPGANHSPHHAPKEWIDRFKGQFDAGWDAYREATLKRQIEKGVVPPDTKLTARSEGLPAWSSLNDGQKKVYSRMMEVFAGYAAHVDHHMGRVIDAVKQTPNAENTIFIYIVGDNGSSAEGGIEGSLNENLFFNGFPEKWEDNLKHFDEIGGPKWFNHFPSAWAHAMCTPFQWTKQVASHFGGTRNPMIISWPAKIKDKGGLRSQFLHVIDIVPTLYEAIGITQPTMLNGIEQRPIEGASFLKTFTEKAAPETRKTQYFELLVNRGMYHDGWMASSRSFVPWVPVRGEFDPLTAKWELYDVSKDFSQSENVADKHPEKVKELEAMFWQEAEKYNVLPLDWRAVERLNAELQGRPSLAGKRNEYVYYPGQVALPDGAAPPVLNKSFAVTMDIDIPAKGAEGMVYTHGGLTGGYGIYVREGKAHFVYNMLAIERTTITSETLPTGKVSLVMNFAYEGKAGELGKPATVTLTANGKKVGEGKLPRTVPLQFSLGEGVDVGTDTGSAIDFTYKLPFSFTGTVEKVTIDLKK is encoded by the coding sequence ATGCCGGGAAGTCTCGGCCCCCGCGATGGATCATTAGTCACGATCGATCCTCGAGGAGTCGAAGCGAAGTACACGCATCTGTCCCGAAAGAAAGTTGCGTTGATTGCGACCGTCGCCCTGCTCAGCGCCTTGATCGCACACCCGCATTCCAATTTGGCCATCGCCCAGGATCAACCGGCTTCCGGCGGTACTCCGAAGGTCCTTCCTCGTCCCGATTTCAAGTTCAAGGGGAAGGAAGGCAAGACTTATAAAGAGTCTGACCCACCGCAGTTTCCCCAACCGGCCGCGGCTCCCAAGGGCGCTCCGAACGTCGTACTGATTCTGTTGGACGACACCGGCTTCGGGCAGTACTCAACATTCGGCGGCGGTGTGCCATCACCGACCCTCGACAAGCTGGCCTCAGAAGGCCTGAAGTACAATCGATTTCACACGACCGCTCTGTGCAGCCCGACGCGGGCGGCGCTCATCACCGGCCGGAACCACCATTCAGCGGCGACCGGCGTGATCACCGAAGCCGCCACCGGCTACGACGGCTATACCTGCGTGCTGCCGCGAAGCTGCGGCACGATCGGCGAAGTCCTGCGGCAGAACGGCTACATGACCGCGTGGATCGGCAAGAACCACAACACCCCCGCGTGGGAAACGAGTGCCGTCGGCCCGTTCGACCGCTGGGCCAACGGACTGGGATTCGACTACTTCTACGGCTTCAACGCCGGAGACATGAATCATTGGGATCCCCTGCTCTTCGAGAATCGCAACCTCGTTCCGAAGAGCAACGATGCGAACTACCACCTGACTGAAGACCTGGCGGACAGGGCCATCGACTGGGTCCGGAAGTCCACCAGCATCTCGCCCGACAAGCCATTCTTCCTGTACGTCGCGCCCGGGGCGAATCATTCACCCCACCATGCTCCGAAAGAGTGGATCGACAGGTTCAAGGGGCAGTTCGATGCCGGCTGGGATGCCTATCGCGAGGCGACTCTGAAGCGGCAGATCGAAAAGGGGGTTGTGCCGCCCGACACGAAACTCACCGCGCGCAGCGAGGGCCTGCCCGCGTGGAGTTCACTCAACGACGGACAGAAGAAGGTCTACTCGCGGATGATGGAAGTGTTCGCTGGCTATGCGGCGCATGTCGACCATCACATGGGCCGCGTGATCGATGCGGTCAAGCAAACGCCGAACGCCGAGAACACGATCTTCATCTACATCGTCGGCGACAATGGTTCCAGTGCCGAGGGCGGGATCGAGGGAAGCCTCAACGAGAATCTGTTCTTCAACGGCTTCCCGGAGAAGTGGGAAGACAATCTCAAGCACTTCGACGAGATCGGCGGACCGAAGTGGTTCAACCACTTCCCCAGCGCCTGGGCCCACGCGATGTGCACGCCGTTCCAGTGGACCAAGCAGGTCGCGTCGCACTTCGGTGGCACACGAAACCCGATGATCATTTCGTGGCCGGCAAAGATCAAAGACAAGGGGGGACTTCGCTCGCAGTTCCTCCATGTGATCGACATCGTGCCGACGCTCTATGAGGCCATCGGGATCACGCAGCCCACGATGCTCAACGGCATCGAACAGCGCCCAATCGAGGGCGCCAGCTTCCTCAAGACGTTCACAGAGAAAGCCGCTCCCGAAACCCGCAAGACCCAGTACTTCGAGCTGCTCGTCAACCGCGGCATGTATCACGACGGCTGGATGGCCTCCAGTCGCAGCTTTGTCCCTTGGGTGCCCGTCCGCGGCGAGTTTGACCCGCTCACCGCGAAATGGGAGCTGTATGACGTCTCGAAGGACTTCTCGCAGTCAGAGAATGTTGCTGACAAACATCCGGAGAAGGTGAAGGAACTCGAAGCGATGTTCTGGCAGGAGGCCGAGAAGTACAACGTCCTCCCGCTCGATTGGCGGGCCGTCGAACGGCTCAACGCCGAACTCCAGGGGCGTCCGAGCCTCGCGGGCAAGCGCAACGAGTACGTCTACTACCCCGGCCAGGTTGCCCTTCCTGACGGGGCCGCGCCGCCTGTGCTGAATAAGTCATTCGCAGTGACGATGGACATTGACATCCCTGCGAAGGGGGCCGAGGGGATGGTCTATACGCACGGCGGTCTGACCGGCGGCTACGGCATCTACGTCCGCGAGGGCAAGGCACATTTCGTCTACAACATGCTGGCGATCGAACGGACGACAATCACTTCCGAGACTCTGCCGACAGGGAAGGTCTCGCTGGTGATGAACTTTGCGTATGAGGGCAAGGCCGGCGAACTCGGCAAGCCCGCGACGGTGACTCTCACCGCGAACGGCAAGAAGGTCGGCGAAGGCAAATTGCCGAGGACGGTCCCACTGCAGTTCTCGCTCGGAGAAGGAGTCGATGTCGGCACCGATACCGGCTCGGCGATCGACTTCACTTACAAGCTGCCGTTCTCTTTCACCGGAACGGTCGAGAAGGTGACGATCGACCTCAAGAAGTGA
- a CDS encoding sulfatase gives MLLTHGTNAGAQQPAVRPDVLFLVVDDMNDWISLLDPAAPIKTPHLERLAARGMLFTKAYCASPSCNPSRTATLTGVRPSTTGVYGNRSDWRRAMPTRPTLMQRFMEAGYDVRGAGKVFHHHLDGAFHDKASFHDFQPMRPQQYPPEKLNWAPEYGSKNTDWGRWPETVEQTIDFQTAEYCVRALQERPLDKPLFLACGIYKPHSPFFAPPAYHVPFETITGPPLPADDMADLPAGARTLLGESDWFWQGLRKLDERRPGAYHDFLRSYAACASLADEQIGRVLTALEKSGRSGRTIIVLWSDHGFHLGEKEHLEKFALWEKTTHVPFIVVAPGVAAPGGRCHAPVDLMTIYPTLLELCGLPADPECEGVSLTSLLRDPDAEWERPALMTYGRGNHAVRSRDWRYIRYADGTEELYDHRHDPQEWNNIAADGKFAPILAEHRAWLPKQDAPPIADLKPAKGRKGQ, from the coding sequence GTGTTGTTGACCCACGGGACGAACGCCGGCGCGCAGCAGCCGGCGGTGCGGCCCGATGTGCTGTTTCTGGTCGTTGACGACATGAACGACTGGATCTCGCTGCTCGATCCTGCGGCGCCGATCAAGACGCCGCACCTGGAGCGACTGGCCGCCCGGGGCATGCTGTTCACGAAAGCCTATTGTGCCTCCCCCTCGTGCAATCCTTCGCGAACGGCGACGTTGACCGGGGTGCGTCCTTCGACAACGGGGGTCTATGGGAATCGCAGCGACTGGCGTCGGGCGATGCCTACACGACCGACGCTGATGCAACGGTTCATGGAGGCGGGATATGACGTCCGCGGCGCCGGCAAGGTCTTTCATCATCATCTGGATGGGGCGTTTCACGACAAAGCGTCATTCCATGACTTTCAGCCCATGCGGCCGCAGCAGTACCCGCCCGAGAAGCTGAACTGGGCGCCGGAATATGGATCGAAGAACACCGACTGGGGCCGCTGGCCGGAAACGGTCGAGCAGACGATCGATTTTCAGACGGCGGAGTACTGCGTCCGCGCGCTCCAGGAACGGCCGCTCGATAAGCCGCTATTTCTGGCGTGCGGAATCTACAAGCCGCACTCGCCGTTCTTCGCACCGCCCGCTTATCACGTGCCGTTTGAAACCATCACGGGGCCGCCACTGCCGGCGGACGACATGGCCGACCTGCCGGCCGGAGCACGGACGTTGCTCGGAGAATCGGACTGGTTCTGGCAGGGCCTCAGGAAACTCGATGAGCGCCGCCCCGGGGCTTACCACGATTTCCTCCGCAGCTATGCCGCATGTGCGTCACTGGCCGACGAACAGATCGGTCGTGTCCTGACGGCGCTCGAGAAGAGCGGCCGAAGCGGACGGACGATCATCGTGCTGTGGTCCGACCATGGCTTCCACCTGGGCGAGAAGGAGCACCTCGAGAAATTTGCCCTGTGGGAGAAGACGACGCATGTGCCGTTCATTGTCGTTGCTCCCGGGGTTGCCGCGCCGGGCGGTCGCTGTCACGCGCCCGTCGACCTGATGACGATCTACCCGACTCTGCTCGAGCTGTGCGGGCTTCCGGCTGATCCGGAGTGTGAAGGCGTGAGTCTCACTTCGCTCTTGCGCGATCCGGACGCGGAATGGGAACGCCCGGCGTTGATGACGTATGGCCGCGGCAATCATGCCGTGCGAAGCAGGGACTGGCGATATATTCGTTACGCCGATGGGACCGAGGAACTCTACGATCACCGCCATGATCCGCAGGAGTGGAACAACATCGCGGCCGACGGGAAGTTTGCCCCGATTCTTGCGGAGCATCGTGCCTGGCTGCCGAAACAAGATGCGCCGCCAATCGCTGACCTCAAGCCGGCGAAAGGACGCAAGGGGCAGTGA
- a CDS encoding helix-turn-helix transcriptional regulator: MNVVFTSSIWDVQDQKTQCHPLDTSMPLDPSERNELRPVPAVSSGAPRAHCLLTSDFDEISGALQRWACDFSQLDEGEFIGGLRFADLKTVQVLDVQLNRSTLLRGGHPKRAYVFSPIEESNEGALWRGRKLRPGMLNARTADVEIDHRTCPRYRSADLVIDEDHLRACALSYLGVELDDLMPCSSAIVADNASTFRLAQLIRATLGDVESRRFASHQWSVDRLVTCVLELLGAGRRLPEVQTSSTRRKEIVRQVERIVIGDPTVPQSALQLAMTTGVSRRALDHAFLEVTGLPPKTYLKALRLNCARRELHQHRPERGIVGRIASRWGFLRPDHFAADFHQHFGELPSFSVGRKNVEMSALAGRRLVTESR, from the coding sequence GTGAACGTTGTGTTTACGAGCAGCATCTGGGACGTTCAAGACCAGAAAACGCAATGTCATCCACTCGACACATCGATGCCGCTTGATCCATCTGAACGGAACGAGCTTCGCCCTGTGCCTGCCGTTTCCTCGGGGGCTCCGAGAGCCCATTGCCTCCTGACCAGCGACTTTGACGAGATCTCCGGCGCGCTGCAGAGATGGGCGTGCGACTTTTCACAACTTGATGAGGGAGAGTTTATCGGCGGTCTCCGATTCGCTGACCTCAAGACCGTGCAGGTCCTCGACGTCCAGCTCAATCGATCGACGCTGCTTCGCGGCGGGCATCCGAAGCGTGCCTACGTGTTCAGCCCGATTGAGGAGTCAAATGAAGGGGCACTTTGGAGAGGCCGGAAACTTCGGCCGGGGATGCTCAACGCCCGGACCGCTGACGTGGAAATCGACCACCGCACATGTCCGCGATACCGGTCGGCCGACCTGGTGATTGACGAAGATCACCTCCGCGCCTGCGCACTGAGCTATCTGGGGGTCGAACTGGACGATCTCATGCCATGCTCCAGCGCGATCGTGGCCGATAACGCGTCGACGTTCCGGTTGGCACAACTCATTCGTGCCACTCTCGGTGATGTCGAATCGCGCCGGTTTGCGAGCCATCAGTGGTCCGTCGACCGACTCGTCACATGCGTGCTGGAACTGCTTGGAGCCGGTCGCCGGCTTCCAGAGGTGCAGACGTCTTCGACACGCCGCAAAGAGATTGTCAGGCAGGTCGAGAGGATCGTGATCGGCGATCCCACTGTTCCACAATCCGCCCTTCAGCTCGCAATGACGACCGGTGTCAGTCGGCGGGCGCTTGACCACGCGTTCCTCGAGGTGACGGGGCTCCCCCCGAAGACTTATCTCAAGGCACTCCGCCTGAACTGCGCGCGTCGAGAACTTCATCAGCATCGCCCGGAACGCGGGATTGTCGGGCGGATCGCATCCCGATGGGGATTTCTTCGCCCGGATCACTTTGCTGCCGACTTTCATCAGCACTTCGGGGAACTCCCCTCGTTTTCAGTCGGTCGCAAGAATGTCGAGATGTCCGCACTTGCCGGCCGGCGATTGGTAACGGAGTCAAGGTAA
- a CDS encoding arylsulfatase, producing MAAVSLLAGLVQDISAQDKKPNILVIWGDDIGTWNISHNNRGMMGYKTPNIDRIAKEGIAFTDYYGQQSCTAGRAAFIGGNVPVRTGMTKVGLPGAKEGWQKTDVTQATVMKSLGYATGQFGKNHQGDRDEHLPTVHGFDEFLGNLYHLNAEEEPENRDYPKDPEFRKKFGPRGVIKATADGKITDTGPLTKKRMETIDDETLAAAKDFMQRQQKAGKPFYCWWNGTRMHFRTHVRKENTGISGPSGDEYHDGMVEHDNHVGELLKLLDDLKIADNTIVFYSTDNGPHYNTWPDAGTTPFRSEKNSNWEGAYRVPAFVRWPGHFPAGETLNGIVAHEDWLPTFAAAAGAADIKEKVAAGVELNGRKYRNYIDGHNQLDYLSGKAKESPRHEFMYVNDDGHVVAIRYDDWKAVFLENRGVAFEVWREPFTELRVPLLFHLRRDPFEKAQHNSNTYNDWFLSRTYVLVPMQAYAGKFLMSMKDYPPSQTPGSFNLEKIQKQIEAGAK from the coding sequence ATGGCAGCCGTCTCGCTGCTCGCTGGTCTGGTCCAGGACATCTCGGCACAAGACAAAAAGCCGAACATCCTGGTGATCTGGGGTGATGACATCGGCACCTGGAACATCAGCCACAACAACCGTGGCATGATGGGCTACAAGACGCCCAACATCGATCGCATTGCCAAAGAAGGCATCGCATTCACTGACTACTACGGCCAACAGAGCTGCACGGCCGGCCGGGCGGCGTTCATCGGCGGCAACGTTCCGGTCCGTACCGGCATGACGAAAGTCGGCCTCCCCGGGGCGAAAGAGGGCTGGCAGAAGACGGACGTCACCCAGGCGACGGTCATGAAAAGCCTCGGCTACGCGACCGGGCAGTTCGGAAAGAACCACCAGGGTGATCGCGACGAACACCTGCCGACGGTCCACGGCTTCGATGAGTTCCTCGGCAACCTGTATCACCTGAACGCGGAAGAAGAACCAGAGAACCGCGACTACCCGAAGGATCCCGAATTCCGCAAGAAGTTCGGGCCGCGCGGAGTCATCAAGGCGACGGCCGACGGCAAGATCACCGACACCGGCCCGCTGACGAAGAAGCGGATGGAGACGATCGACGACGAAACGCTCGCCGCTGCCAAGGACTTCATGCAGCGCCAGCAGAAGGCTGGCAAGCCGTTCTACTGCTGGTGGAACGGGACGCGGATGCACTTCCGGACGCACGTCCGGAAGGAAAACACGGGCATTTCGGGACCGAGCGGCGACGAGTACCACGATGGTATGGTCGAGCACGACAATCACGTCGGCGAACTGCTGAAGCTGCTCGATGACCTGAAGATCGCCGACAACACGATCGTCTTCTATTCGACCGACAACGGGCCGCACTACAACACTTGGCCGGATGCCGGCACGACCCCCTTCCGCAGCGAAAAGAACTCGAACTGGGAAGGCGCTTATCGCGTTCCGGCCTTCGTCCGCTGGCCAGGTCATTTTCCGGCCGGCGAGACGCTGAACGGCATCGTGGCCCACGAAGACTGGCTCCCGACGTTTGCGGCAGCGGCCGGCGCCGCTGATATCAAGGAGAAAGTCGCCGCTGGCGTCGAGCTGAATGGCCGGAAATACCGCAACTACATCGACGGCCACAATCAGCTCGATTATCTGAGCGGAAAGGCGAAGGAGAGCCCCCGTCACGAATTCATGTATGTGAACGACGACGGTCATGTCGTGGCCATTCGCTACGACGACTGGAAGGCCGTGTTCCTGGAAAATCGTGGAGTGGCGTTCGAGGTGTGGCGCGAGCCGTTCACTGAACTGCGGGTTCCGCTGCTGTTCCACCTCCGCCGCGACCCCTTCGAGAAGGCGCAGCACAACTCGAACACGTATAATGACTGGTTCCTGTCACGTACTTACGTTCTGGTGCCGATGCAGGCGTATGCGGGTAAGTTCCTGATGTCGATGAAGGACTACCCGCCGAGCCAGACTCCGGGATCGTTCAATCTCGAAAAGATCCAGAAGCAGATCGAAGCCGGGGCGAAGTGA
- a CDS encoding YybH family protein yields MSVRFTWAICLLLILGPVTAFAKEPDTDAIAKVVSDSVAAYQKAFASNDAKAIGALFTPEAEYVDEDGVVFHGREAIEAEFAAQMAGRPKGETSIEITSIRPIAATAIIEEGVSTFTPENDGAISHSRYVATHLRQPDGAWLIASIRELDAPPPVPHERLKALAWLLGRWRQESGGSLVDTEWKWTDNGNYLISEFSVKEADGESMNGTHRIGWDAERGQFRSWIFGADGGSADGWWTPTDDSWSVQLNGVDTTGGRMSAVVRYERDGNDALVISQEQRTAGGAPLPSFSNRVVRQPPSPATRITTR; encoded by the coding sequence ATGTCTGTTCGTTTCACCTGGGCGATCTGTCTGCTGCTGATTCTCGGTCCGGTCACGGCGTTCGCGAAAGAGCCCGACACCGATGCAATCGCGAAGGTCGTCAGCGACTCGGTCGCGGCCTATCAGAAGGCCTTCGCCAGCAATGATGCCAAGGCGATCGGGGCCTTGTTCACTCCGGAGGCCGAATACGTTGATGAGGACGGAGTCGTCTTCCATGGACGGGAAGCGATCGAAGCTGAGTTTGCGGCCCAGATGGCGGGCCGGCCCAAAGGCGAGACGTCCATCGAGATCACTTCGATCCGACCGATCGCAGCAACGGCAATCATCGAGGAAGGCGTCTCGACCTTCACACCCGAGAATGATGGGGCGATCTCTCATTCCAGGTACGTTGCCACGCACCTCCGGCAGCCCGATGGCGCCTGGCTCATCGCGAGCATTCGGGAACTCGATGCGCCGCCGCCTGTCCCGCATGAACGACTGAAGGCACTGGCCTGGCTTCTCGGTCGCTGGCGACAGGAGTCCGGAGGGTCGCTCGTCGACACCGAATGGAAATGGACCGACAACGGGAACTATCTGATCAGCGAATTCTCGGTCAAAGAGGCGGACGGCGAATCGATGAACGGCACGCATCGCATCGGCTGGGATGCGGAGCGCGGGCAGTTCCGGTCCTGGATTTTCGGGGCCGACGGCGGATCGGCCGATGGATGGTGGACGCCAACGGATGACTCCTGGTCGGTCCAGCTGAACGGCGTCGACACGACGGGTGGCCGGATGTCGGCCGTCGTTCGATATGAGCGCGACGGCAACGACGCGTTGGTCATCTCCCAGGAACAGCGGACGGCCGGCGGCGCGCCGTTGCCCTCATTCTCCAATCGCGTGGTGCGTCAGCCTCCGTCGCCCGCGACGCGTATCACAACACGCTGA
- a CDS encoding tetratricopeptide repeat protein, which yields MHRPGQRPGGLQVGNRPQINPGGGITRPDLTPGGRPSIGGGNARPNLPGHTAGIGGHRPENLPGLANRLPDHNTATLPGLGPNRPGQGGAGERFQPGNRPGDRGPGDRGNNNIANRGGDRNSNNNIINRGGDRNSININGGDRNININRPGAGGAGTRWTPGESGHIADRHNDLSNRFDEHWGDSDWHHQQWNGPNGGEINHVGFWGPNGYWGHTGAWGPNGGHWGHSTGIGPNGAWGHTVGWGPNGNVWGHGGAIGPNGAFGWAGYSGPPGHWSRNWGGWYNGYAPAWGYGRWDYLWNNYPVAMAFGATMWGINAANWMFGVGGYYNPYYSSGGGGYVDYSQPIVGDPSYMVSDETVDQSAAVTTDAAAPADPVTTAFDQARDAFKSDQFQQALDLTSQALKTAPRDAAINEFRGLCLFALGQYRDAAATIHPVLAAGPGWDWTTMISLYSNADVYTEQVRKLENAIKADPQPDAEFLLAYHYITQGHKDDAVALLEDVVKRQPKDELAAELVKMYAPESSTPPAASSPVASSDNVKDPAWPIEKLQATWTAKDDGGTYLLMLNKDDSFTWEFSRDGKPQKVSGAYVVRGNNLVMQPDSGGVMLSEIDLQNATTLSFSPLGDSKKLTFSKS from the coding sequence GTGCACAGGCCAGGTCAGCGGCCCGGGGGACTGCAGGTCGGCAATCGCCCCCAGATCAATCCGGGGGGCGGAATCACGCGGCCTGATCTCACTCCCGGTGGTCGTCCATCCATCGGTGGCGGAAACGCGCGCCCCAATCTTCCCGGGCACACGGCCGGGATCGGCGGCCATCGACCGGAGAATCTTCCCGGCCTGGCGAACCGTTTGCCGGACCACAACACGGCAACCCTCCCAGGGCTTGGTCCCAACCGCCCCGGACAGGGCGGCGCCGGCGAACGGTTCCAGCCGGGAAATCGGCCCGGCGACCGCGGTCCTGGTGATCGAGGGAACAACAACATCGCCAATCGCGGGGGGGATCGAAACTCGAACAACAACATCATCAACCGCGGCGGCGATCGGAACTCGATCAACATCAACGGAGGTGATCGAAATATCAATATCAATCGCCCGGGTGCAGGCGGCGCCGGGACGCGCTGGACTCCCGGTGAATCCGGACACATCGCTGATCGCCATAACGACCTGTCGAACCGGTTCGACGAACACTGGGGAGACAGCGACTGGCATCACCAGCAGTGGAACGGCCCCAACGGCGGCGAGATCAATCACGTCGGGTTCTGGGGGCCGAATGGCTACTGGGGCCACACCGGCGCCTGGGGACCGAACGGCGGACACTGGGGTCACTCCACCGGCATCGGTCCCAATGGCGCCTGGGGGCACACCGTCGGCTGGGGACCCAACGGCAATGTCTGGGGACATGGCGGCGCGATTGGCCCGAATGGAGCGTTCGGCTGGGCCGGCTATAGCGGACCGCCTGGCCATTGGTCCCGGAACTGGGGCGGTTGGTACAACGGCTACGCTCCCGCCTGGGGCTACGGCCGGTGGGACTACCTGTGGAACAACTATCCCGTCGCCATGGCGTTCGGCGCCACGATGTGGGGCATCAACGCCGCCAACTGGATGTTCGGAGTTGGCGGTTATTACAACCCCTACTACAGCAGCGGAGGCGGCGGCTACGTCGATTACTCCCAGCCGATCGTCGGCGATCCGTCCTATATGGTCTCGGACGAGACGGTCGACCAGTCGGCCGCTGTCACAACTGATGCAGCGGCCCCTGCTGACCCCGTGACCACGGCATTCGATCAGGCGCGGGATGCATTCAAGAGCGATCAGTTCCAGCAGGCTCTCGACCTGACCAGCCAGGCGCTCAAGACCGCACCGCGCGACGCGGCGATCAACGAGTTCCGCGGCCTGTGCCTGTTTGCTCTTGGGCAGTATCGCGATGCAGCCGCGACGATCCACCCCGTCCTGGCGGCCGGCCCGGGATGGGACTGGACGACGATGATCAGTCTTTACTCGAACGCCGACGTCTACACTGAGCAGGTGCGGAAACTCGAGAATGCGATCAAGGCCGATCCGCAGCCGGATGCCGAGTTTCTGCTGGCCTATCACTACATCACGCAGGGACATAAGGACGACGCCGTCGCGTTGCTGGAAGATGTCGTGAAGCGGCAGCCGAAGGATGAACTGGCGGCCGAGCTTGTGAAGATGTACGCGCCGGAGTCGTCGACGCCACCCGCGGCCTCCAGCCCGGTGGCCTCCTCCGACAACGTCAAAGACCCTGCGTGGCCCATCGAGAAGCTGCAGGCGACGTGGACCGCGAAGGATGATGGCGGGACGTATTTGCTCATGTTGAACAAGGACGACTCATTCACCTGGGAGTTCTCCCGCGACGGAAAGCCTCAGAAGGTGAGCGGCGCGTACGTTGTTCGCGGCAACAATCTGGTGATGCAGCCTGACAGTGGCGGCGTGATGCTCAGCGAGATCGACCTGCAGAATGCGACGACACTGTCATTCTCCCCGCTCGGTGACAGCAAAAAGCTGACGTTCTCGAAGTCGTGA
- a CDS encoding HAD family hydrolase has protein sequence MNAALRSVALLTVLLCARHSTAADDPLPSWNDTARKKSIVAFVQKVTTEGAPGFVPVPERIATFDNDGCLWAEQPMYFQALFVLDRVKALAPQHPEWKEQEPFASLLKGDMAAVAASGEKGLVTMLAATHSGLTTDEFAKVVTDWLATARHPKTGRPYTEMTYQPMRELLAYLRANGFKTFIVSGGGVEFMRPWTERIYGIPPEQVVGSSLKMKLEMRDGIPVLMKLPEINLVDDKEGKPVGIQQSIGRRPIAAFGNSDGDLQMLQWTTISRSPQDQTPRLGLIVHHTDAEREFAYDRKSMCGKLDKALDEAPTRGWLVVDMKNDWNTVFSPPAK, from the coding sequence ATGAATGCTGCGCTGAGATCAGTTGCACTGCTGACGGTCCTGCTGTGCGCGCGTCACTCCACCGCCGCAGACGACCCGTTGCCATCGTGGAACGACACGGCCCGCAAGAAGAGCATCGTCGCCTTTGTGCAGAAGGTGACGACAGAAGGAGCACCCGGGTTCGTTCCCGTGCCGGAGCGCATCGCGACTTTCGACAACGATGGCTGCCTGTGGGCCGAACAGCCGATGTACTTTCAGGCTCTCTTCGTGCTCGACCGCGTCAAGGCCCTCGCTCCGCAGCACCCGGAGTGGAAGGAGCAGGAGCCGTTCGCCTCTCTGCTGAAAGGGGACATGGCCGCCGTCGCGGCCTCTGGCGAGAAGGGGCTCGTGACGATGCTCGCCGCGACTCATTCGGGATTGACCACCGACGAGTTCGCGAAGGTTGTCACCGACTGGCTCGCCACGGCCCGGCATCCGAAAACCGGCCGCCCGTACACGGAGATGACCTACCAGCCGATGCGGGAGCTCTTGGCCTATCTCCGCGCCAACGGTTTCAAGACGTTCATCGTGTCCGGGGGAGGCGTCGAGTTCATGCGGCCGTGGACGGAGCGCATCTACGGCATTCCTCCCGAGCAGGTCGTCGGCAGCAGCCTGAAGATGAAACTCGAGATGCGCGATGGCATCCCGGTGTTGATGAAACTGCCGGAAATCAACCTGGTCGACGACAAGGAGGGCAAGCCGGTCGGCATCCAGCAATCCATCGGCCGGCGCCCCATCGCGGCCTTCGGTAACTCCGATGGGGACCTGCAGATGCTTCAGTGGACCACCATTTCACGCAGCCCTCAGGACCAGACGCCGCGTCTCGGCCTGATCGTGCACCACACCGATGCCGAACGTGAGTTTGCGTATGACCGGAAGAGCATGTGCGGCAAACTCGACAAGGCGCTCGACGAAGCTCCGACTCGCGGATGGCTCGTCGTGGATATGAAGAACGACTGGAACACCGTCTTCTCGCCGCCGGCCAAGTGA